A single window of Drosophila suzukii chromosome 3, CBGP_Dsuzu_IsoJpt1.0, whole genome shotgun sequence DNA harbors:
- the Rbfox1 gene encoding sex determination protein fox-1 isoform X20 yields the protein MSASAVEVNGNVPPVEFHMREHMVQAGVAPFPGAPAGYAAAPNPAAAAVAAAAAAQQQQQQAQQQQQQQQQQQQQAQQQQQQVAGGPPNAADSLSMAVAAAAAKQAADPVTQMKTGNGEAAGSANNNNNNNNTAGAAGAPGSAGGLTTEYSTGCGGGGASTANPVVVATSVSDVVNASLYMQQKSTVLIANEAADSQQSSAMPNSGGGNAGGGGGGGGTPNSPLSSSPSSVAASQAGGCGLTLNGSATEGSMSGDTSPVASGEPLLQTPPSLQQQQQQQQQQQQQQQPLLCSSPTSMQSAGTSVTGSSIASGTLAATSSSGVGLLPTTGLDSIANGGAAGCAVVPASTSQVIAHLNAAAAAASGIMSPTASVATSLSSALVPAQSVAVASLDAKSQPKRLHVSNIPFRFRDPDLRAMFGQFGTILDVEIIFNERGSKGFGFVTFANSNDAERARERLHGTVVEGRKIEVNNATARVQTKKVTTVPNVCVQWPEGYRLPVAWPFLGAPVGAGAPALTHLQLPVSMQMAQAPQAVASGTAASSATAAAAAAHAAAAAAATPIMLAPRPPHTAVQAAAPTAATTRRSVYYDPFLAAAASADPNLRFQATAPLLKTPLSQAQQQAYATAATTYTAVAARAAYGAAAAAAAQPALAGYATVAGYAREYADPYLGHGIGPVPGYGATMYRGGFNRFTPY from the exons CACATGGTGCAGGCGGGCGTGGCGCCTTTCCCGGGCGCTCCAGCCGGCTATGCCGCCGCACCGAATCCTGCTGCAGCGGCTGTTGCAGCAGCGGCCGccgcccagcagcagcaacagcaggctcaacaacaacaacagcagcagcagcagcaacagcagcaggctcaacagcaacaacaacaggtGGCCGGAGGACCGCCCAACGCTGCCGACAGTTTGTCAATGGCGGTGGCGGCGGCGGCTGCCAAACAGGCTGCCGATCCAGTGACCCAAATGAAAACGGGTAATGGCGAGGCCGCAGGATctgccaacaacaacaataacaataacaacacAGCTGGGGCGGCAGGAGCGCCAGGATCCGCCGGAGGATTGACCACAGAATATTCAACTGGCTGTGGGGGCGGTGGTGCATCAACGGCCAATCCGGTGGTGGTGGCCACCAGTGTTTCCGACGTTGTCAATGCCTCGCTGTACATGCAACAGAAG TCCACAGTATTGATCGCCAATGAGGCAGCAGATTCACAACAGAGCTCCGCCATGCCCAATTCTGGAGGCGGTAATGCTGGCGGCGGCGGTGGAGGCGGTGGCACGCCCAACTCACCGCTCAGCAGCTCCCCGTCCAGCGTAGCAGCCTCGCAGGCGGGCGGATGTGGACTCACCCTGAATGGCAGTGCCACCGAGGGCAGTATGTCCGGGGACACATCGCCGGTGGCCAGTGGTGAACCGCTCCTGCAGACGCCGCCCTCcctccaacaacaacaacaacagcagcagcagcagcaacaacaacagcaaccgCTCCTGTGCAGCAGTCCCACATCGATGCAATCGGCTGGCACTTCGGTGACAGGCAGCTCGATAGCATCCGGCACATTGGCGGCAACCAGCAGCAGCGGCGTTGGACTCTTGCCCACCACCGGATTGGATAGTATCGCCAATGGTGGAGCAGCCGGCTGTGCCGTGGTGCCGGCCAGCACATCGCAGGTGATCGCCCACCTGAATGCAGCCGCCGCAGCGGCCAGCGGCATCATGTCGCCCACCGCCAGTGTGGCCACTAGTCTCAGCAGCGCCCTAGTCCCGGCCCAGTCGGTCGCCGTCGCCTCCCTCGATGCCAAGAGCCAGCCCAAGCGGCTGCACGTCTCCAACATACCGTTCCGCTTCCGGGATCCCGATCTGCGGGCCATGTTTGGG CAATTTGGCACCATTCTGGATGTGGAAATTATTTTCAACGAGCGCGGCAGCAAG GGATTCGGTTTTGTAACATTCGCTAACAGCAACGATGCAGAACGAGCACGCGAACGTCTACACGGCACCGTGGTTGAGGGACGCAAAATCGAG GTGAATAACGCCACTGCACGTGTACAAACCAAAAAAGTGACAACAGTACCCAACG TCTGCGTACAATGGCCAGAAG GTTATCGCCTGCCGGTCGCCTGGCCGTTCCTGGGCGCCCCCGTTGGCGCCGGAGCCCCCGCCCTCACCCACCTCCAGCTGCCCGTCTCCATGCAGATGGCGCAAGCGCCGCAAGCGGTCGCGAGCGGTACAGCAGCGTCCtcggcaacagcagcagcggccGCCGCTCATGCAGCCGCTGCAGCGGCGGCCACGCCCATAATGCTCGCGCCACGCCCACCGCACACCGCTGTCCAAGCAGCAGCGCCCACAGCAGCAACGACACGGCGGAG TGTATACTATGATCCCTTCTTAGCAGCCGCTGCTTCCGCTGATCCAAATCTACGCTTCCAG GCCACTGCTCCGCTGTTAAAGACACCGCTGTCTCAGGCCCAGCAGCAGGCGTACGCCACGGCGGCCACCACCTACACGGCGGTAGCCGCCCGGGCCGCCTACGGAGCCGCTGCCGCAGCAGCCGCCCAGCCAGCCCTCGCCGGCTACGCCACCGTAGCTGG ataTGCGCGCGAATATGCAGATCCTTATCTAGGACATGGCATTGGACCAGTTCCTGGATACGGG GCAACCATGTATCGCGGTGGCTTCAATCGTTTCACGCCATATTAA
- the Rbfox1 gene encoding centrosomal and chromosomal factor isoform X15, with protein MSASAVEVNGNVPPVEFHMREHMVQAGVAPFPGAPAGYAAAPNPAAAAVAAAAAAQQQQQQAQQQQQQQQQQQQQAQQQQQQVAGGPPNAADSLSMAVAAAAAKQAADPVTQMKTGNGEAAGSANNNNNNNNTAGAAGAPGSAGGLTTEYSTGCGGGGASTANPVVVATSVSDVVNASLYMQQKTNLSTQTQTQYDYEYEYNGTRTSLAEPRVPGPIPHPLPLTNGHAMDMDQVQQPPEHQQHLQSSLPPQNVLSISTVLIANEAADSQQSSAMPNSGGGNAGGGGGGGGTPNSPLSSSPSSVAASQAGGCGLTLNGSATEGSMSGDTSPVASGEPLLQTPPSLQQQQQQQQQQQQQQQPLLCSSPTSMQSAGTSVTGSSIASGTLAATSSSGVGLLPTTGLDSIANGGAAGCAVVPASTSQVIAHLNAAAAAASGIMSPTASVATSLSSALVPAQSVAVASLDAKSQPKRLHVSNIPFRFRDPDLRAMFGQFGTILDVEIIFNERGSKGFGFVTFANSNDAERARERLHGTVVEGRKIEVNNATARVQTKKVTTVPNVVLTKDGAIPAPALVCVQWPEGYRLPVAWPFLGAPVGAGAPALTHLQLPVSMQMAQAPQAVASGTAASSATAAAAAAHAAAAAAATPIMLAPRPPHTAVQAAAPTAATTRRSVYYDPFLAAAASADPNLRFQAAKPVTEVPAAQPAAILNATAPLLKTPLSQAQQQAYATAATTYTAVAARAAYGAAAAAAAQPALAGYATVAGYAREYADPYLGHGIGPVPGYGATMYRGGFNRFTPY; from the exons CACATGGTGCAGGCGGGCGTGGCGCCTTTCCCGGGCGCTCCAGCCGGCTATGCCGCCGCACCGAATCCTGCTGCAGCGGCTGTTGCAGCAGCGGCCGccgcccagcagcagcaacagcaggctcaacaacaacaacagcagcagcagcagcaacagcagcaggctcaacagcaacaacaacaggtGGCCGGAGGACCGCCCAACGCTGCCGACAGTTTGTCAATGGCGGTGGCGGCGGCGGCTGCCAAACAGGCTGCCGATCCAGTGACCCAAATGAAAACGGGTAATGGCGAGGCCGCAGGATctgccaacaacaacaataacaataacaacacAGCTGGGGCGGCAGGAGCGCCAGGATCCGCCGGAGGATTGACCACAGAATATTCAACTGGCTGTGGGGGCGGTGGTGCATCAACGGCCAATCCGGTGGTGGTGGCCACCAGTGTTTCCGACGTTGTCAATGCCTCGCTGTACATGCAACAGAAG ACAAATCTGTCAACACAAACACAGACACAGTACGACTATGAGTACGAGTACAATGGAACCAGAACCAGCCTTGCAGAACCAAGAGTCCCAGGTCCCATTCCGCATCCACTTCCACTGACAAATGGACATGCCATGGACATGGACCAAGTGCAGCAGCCACCAGAACACCAGCAGCATCTGCAATCATCGCTGCCCCCACAAAATGTGCTCAGCATA TCCACAGTATTGATCGCCAATGAGGCAGCAGATTCACAACAGAGCTCCGCCATGCCCAATTCTGGAGGCGGTAATGCTGGCGGCGGCGGTGGAGGCGGTGGCACGCCCAACTCACCGCTCAGCAGCTCCCCGTCCAGCGTAGCAGCCTCGCAGGCGGGCGGATGTGGACTCACCCTGAATGGCAGTGCCACCGAGGGCAGTATGTCCGGGGACACATCGCCGGTGGCCAGTGGTGAACCGCTCCTGCAGACGCCGCCCTCcctccaacaacaacaacaacagcagcagcagcagcaacaacaacagcaaccgCTCCTGTGCAGCAGTCCCACATCGATGCAATCGGCTGGCACTTCGGTGACAGGCAGCTCGATAGCATCCGGCACATTGGCGGCAACCAGCAGCAGCGGCGTTGGACTCTTGCCCACCACCGGATTGGATAGTATCGCCAATGGTGGAGCAGCCGGCTGTGCCGTGGTGCCGGCCAGCACATCGCAGGTGATCGCCCACCTGAATGCAGCCGCCGCAGCGGCCAGCGGCATCATGTCGCCCACCGCCAGTGTGGCCACTAGTCTCAGCAGCGCCCTAGTCCCGGCCCAGTCGGTCGCCGTCGCCTCCCTCGATGCCAAGAGCCAGCCCAAGCGGCTGCACGTCTCCAACATACCGTTCCGCTTCCGGGATCCCGATCTGCGGGCCATGTTTGGG CAATTTGGCACCATTCTGGATGTGGAAATTATTTTCAACGAGCGCGGCAGCAAG GGATTCGGTTTTGTAACATTCGCTAACAGCAACGATGCAGAACGAGCACGCGAACGTCTACACGGCACCGTGGTTGAGGGACGCAAAATCGAG GTGAATAACGCCACTGCACGTGTACAAACCAAAAAAGTGACAACAGTACCCAACG TTGTACTGACCAAAGATGGTGCCATACCGGCCCCAGCTCTAG TCTGCGTACAATGGCCAGAAG GTTATCGCCTGCCGGTCGCCTGGCCGTTCCTGGGCGCCCCCGTTGGCGCCGGAGCCCCCGCCCTCACCCACCTCCAGCTGCCCGTCTCCATGCAGATGGCGCAAGCGCCGCAAGCGGTCGCGAGCGGTACAGCAGCGTCCtcggcaacagcagcagcggccGCCGCTCATGCAGCCGCTGCAGCGGCGGCCACGCCCATAATGCTCGCGCCACGCCCACCGCACACCGCTGTCCAAGCAGCAGCGCCCACAGCAGCAACGACACGGCGGAG TGTATACTATGATCCCTTCTTAGCAGCCGCTGCTTCCGCTGATCCAAATCTACGCTTCCAG GCAGCCAAACCGGTCACTGAAGTTCCAGCCGCTCAGCCAGCCGCCAtattaaat GCCACTGCTCCGCTGTTAAAGACACCGCTGTCTCAGGCCCAGCAGCAGGCGTACGCCACGGCGGCCACCACCTACACGGCGGTAGCCGCCCGGGCCGCCTACGGAGCCGCTGCCGCAGCAGCCGCCCAGCCAGCCCTCGCCGGCTACGCCACCGTAGCTGG ataTGCGCGCGAATATGCAGATCCTTATCTAGGACATGGCATTGGACCAGTTCCTGGATACGGG GCAACCATGTATCGCGGTGGCTTCAATCGTTTCACGCCATATTAA
- the Rbfox1 gene encoding uncharacterized protein Rbfox1 isoform X18, translated as MYYPSTVLIANEAADSQQSSAMPNSGGGNAGGGGGGGGTPNSPLSSSPSSVAASQAGGCGLTLNGSATEGSMSGDTSPVASGEPLLQTPPSLQQQQQQQQQQQQQQQPLLCSSPTSMQSAGTSVTGSSIASGTLAATSSSGVGLLPTTGLDSIANGGAAGCAVVPASTSQVIAHLNAAAAAASGIMSPTASVATSLSSALVPAQSVAVASLDAKSQPKRLHVSNIPFRFRDPDLRAMFGQFGTILDVEIIFNERGSKGFGFVTFANSNDAERARERLHGTVVEGRKIEVNNATARVQTKKVTTVPNVVLTKDGAIPAPALVCVQWPEAAVAAAMRGVAIQRGHVGVVGAAPYHHPHHPHHHPALLAASAAAAQQQQQRQLAAAAVATAAVAQQQQQQQQAVAQQQQQQQVVAAAQQQHHQQQQQQQQQQQQQAVQQQHQQQQQQHQQQQQQQHAAAVAAAASHPHLHAAHAHAHAHAHGLGPQLAQLQAVAVPTAASNAAALQQSLAAAIQNPSGNPNAAAAAAYAARLSAATGATQSSQSAAAAAAAASMAASANAANNAAALHGFAPVYYDPFLAAAASADPNLRFQAAKPVTEVPAAQPAAILNRRTVTTLNSNPHTINRIPVPQNVLATAPLLKTPLSQAQQQAYATAATTYTAVAARAAYGAAAAAAAQPALAGYATVAGYAREYADPYLGHGIGPVPGYGATMYRGGFNRFTPY; from the exons TCCACAGTATTGATCGCCAATGAGGCAGCAGATTCACAACAGAGCTCCGCCATGCCCAATTCTGGAGGCGGTAATGCTGGCGGCGGCGGTGGAGGCGGTGGCACGCCCAACTCACCGCTCAGCAGCTCCCCGTCCAGCGTAGCAGCCTCGCAGGCGGGCGGATGTGGACTCACCCTGAATGGCAGTGCCACCGAGGGCAGTATGTCCGGGGACACATCGCCGGTGGCCAGTGGTGAACCGCTCCTGCAGACGCCGCCCTCcctccaacaacaacaacaacagcagcagcagcagcaacaacaacagcaaccgCTCCTGTGCAGCAGTCCCACATCGATGCAATCGGCTGGCACTTCGGTGACAGGCAGCTCGATAGCATCCGGCACATTGGCGGCAACCAGCAGCAGCGGCGTTGGACTCTTGCCCACCACCGGATTGGATAGTATCGCCAATGGTGGAGCAGCCGGCTGTGCCGTGGTGCCGGCCAGCACATCGCAGGTGATCGCCCACCTGAATGCAGCCGCCGCAGCGGCCAGCGGCATCATGTCGCCCACCGCCAGTGTGGCCACTAGTCTCAGCAGCGCCCTAGTCCCGGCCCAGTCGGTCGCCGTCGCCTCCCTCGATGCCAAGAGCCAGCCCAAGCGGCTGCACGTCTCCAACATACCGTTCCGCTTCCGGGATCCCGATCTGCGGGCCATGTTTGGG CAATTTGGCACCATTCTGGATGTGGAAATTATTTTCAACGAGCGCGGCAGCAAG GGATTCGGTTTTGTAACATTCGCTAACAGCAACGATGCAGAACGAGCACGCGAACGTCTACACGGCACCGTGGTTGAGGGACGCAAAATCGAG GTGAATAACGCCACTGCACGTGTACAAACCAAAAAAGTGACAACAGTACCCAACG TTGTACTGACCAAAGATGGTGCCATACCGGCCCCAGCTCTAG TCTGCGTACAATGGCCAGAAG CCGCCGTTGCCGCCGCAATGCGTGGAGTGGCCATCCAGCGCGGACACGTGGGCGTGGTCGGCGCCGCCCCCTACCATCATCCCCATCATCCGCATCACCATCCGGCGCTGCTGGCGgcctccgccgccgccgcccaacagcagcagcaacgcCAACTGGCCGCCGCCGCCGTGGCCACAGCAGCAGTCgcccaacagcagcagcagcagcagcaggctgttgcccagcagcagcaacagcagcaggttGTTGCCGccgcacagcagcaacaccatcagcagcagcaacagcagcagcagcaacaacaacaacaggcagtgcagcagcaacaccagcagcagcagcagcaacaccaacagcagcaacaacagcaacatgcCGCCGCCGTCGCAGCTGCCGCTTCGCATCCGCATCTGCATGCCGCCCATGCCCATGCCCACGCCCACGCCCATGGTCTTGGCCCACAATTGGCGCAACTGCAGGCGGTAGCCGTGCCCACGGCCGCCAGCAATGCGGCGGCATTGCAGCAATCCCTGGCCGCCGCCATCCAGAATCCGAGCGGTAATCCCAAtgctgccgctgccgccgccTATGCCGCCCGCCTGTCGGCGGCCACGGGCGCCACACAATCGTCGCAATCggccgctgctgctgcggctgctgcttCCATGGCTGCGTCGGCCAATGCGGCCAACAATGCGGCCGCTTTGCATGGATTCGCGCC TGTATACTATGATCCCTTCTTAGCAGCCGCTGCTTCCGCTGATCCAAATCTACGCTTCCAG GCAGCCAAACCGGTCACTGAAGTTCCAGCCGCTCAGCCAGCCGCCAtattaaat CGCCGCACTGTGACTACGCTAAACAGTAACCCACATACGATCAACCGCATTCCGGTCCCACAGAATGTTTTG GCCACTGCTCCGCTGTTAAAGACACCGCTGTCTCAGGCCCAGCAGCAGGCGTACGCCACGGCGGCCACCACCTACACGGCGGTAGCCGCCCGGGCCGCCTACGGAGCCGCTGCCGCAGCAGCCGCCCAGCCAGCCCTCGCCGGCTACGCCACCGTAGCTGG ataTGCGCGCGAATATGCAGATCCTTATCTAGGACATGGCATTGGACCAGTTCCTGGATACGGG GCAACCATGTATCGCGGTGGCTTCAATCGTTTCACGCCATATTAA
- the Rbfox1 gene encoding centrosomal and chromosomal factor isoform X13, which translates to MSASAVEVNGNVPPVEFHMREHMVQAGVAPFPGAPAGYAAAPNPAAAAVAAAAAAQQQQQQAQQQQQQQQQQQQQAQQQQQQVAGGPPNAADSLSMAVAAAAAKQAADPVTQMKTGNGEAAGSANNNNNNNNTAGAAGAPGSAGGLTTEYSTGCGGGGASTANPVVVATSVSDVVNASLYMQQKTNLSTQTQTQYDYEYEYNGTRTSLAEPRVPGPIPHPLPLTNGHAMDMDQVQQPPEHQQHLQSSLPPQNVLSISTVLIANEAADSQQSSAMPNSGGGNAGGGGGGGGTPNSPLSSSPSSVAASQAGGCGLTLNGSATEGSMSGDTSPVASGEPLLQTPPSLQQQQQQQQQQQQQQQPLLCSSPTSMQSAGTSVTGSSIASGTLAATSSSGVGLLPTTGLDSIANGGAAGCAVVPASTSQVIAHLNAAAAAASGIMSPTASVATSLSSALVPAQSVAVASLDAKSQPKRLHVSNIPFRFRDPDLRAMFGQFGTILDVEIIFNERGSKGFGFVTFANSNDAERARERLHGTVVEGRKIEVNNATARVQTKKVTTVPNVCVQWPEGYRLPVAWPFLGAPVGAGAPALTHLQLPVSMQMAQAPQAVASGTAASSATAAAAAAHAAAAAAATPIMLAPRPPHTAVQAAAPTAATTRRSVYYDPFLAAAASADPNLRFQAAKPVTEVPAAQPAAILNRRTVTTLNSNPHTINRIPVPQNVLATAPLLKTPLSQAQQQAYATAATTYTAVAARAAYGAAAAAAAQPALAGYATVAGYAREYADPYLGHGIGPVPGYGATMYRGGFNRFTPY; encoded by the exons CACATGGTGCAGGCGGGCGTGGCGCCTTTCCCGGGCGCTCCAGCCGGCTATGCCGCCGCACCGAATCCTGCTGCAGCGGCTGTTGCAGCAGCGGCCGccgcccagcagcagcaacagcaggctcaacaacaacaacagcagcagcagcagcaacagcagcaggctcaacagcaacaacaacaggtGGCCGGAGGACCGCCCAACGCTGCCGACAGTTTGTCAATGGCGGTGGCGGCGGCGGCTGCCAAACAGGCTGCCGATCCAGTGACCCAAATGAAAACGGGTAATGGCGAGGCCGCAGGATctgccaacaacaacaataacaataacaacacAGCTGGGGCGGCAGGAGCGCCAGGATCCGCCGGAGGATTGACCACAGAATATTCAACTGGCTGTGGGGGCGGTGGTGCATCAACGGCCAATCCGGTGGTGGTGGCCACCAGTGTTTCCGACGTTGTCAATGCCTCGCTGTACATGCAACAGAAG ACAAATCTGTCAACACAAACACAGACACAGTACGACTATGAGTACGAGTACAATGGAACCAGAACCAGCCTTGCAGAACCAAGAGTCCCAGGTCCCATTCCGCATCCACTTCCACTGACAAATGGACATGCCATGGACATGGACCAAGTGCAGCAGCCACCAGAACACCAGCAGCATCTGCAATCATCGCTGCCCCCACAAAATGTGCTCAGCATA TCCACAGTATTGATCGCCAATGAGGCAGCAGATTCACAACAGAGCTCCGCCATGCCCAATTCTGGAGGCGGTAATGCTGGCGGCGGCGGTGGAGGCGGTGGCACGCCCAACTCACCGCTCAGCAGCTCCCCGTCCAGCGTAGCAGCCTCGCAGGCGGGCGGATGTGGACTCACCCTGAATGGCAGTGCCACCGAGGGCAGTATGTCCGGGGACACATCGCCGGTGGCCAGTGGTGAACCGCTCCTGCAGACGCCGCCCTCcctccaacaacaacaacaacagcagcagcagcagcaacaacaacagcaaccgCTCCTGTGCAGCAGTCCCACATCGATGCAATCGGCTGGCACTTCGGTGACAGGCAGCTCGATAGCATCCGGCACATTGGCGGCAACCAGCAGCAGCGGCGTTGGACTCTTGCCCACCACCGGATTGGATAGTATCGCCAATGGTGGAGCAGCCGGCTGTGCCGTGGTGCCGGCCAGCACATCGCAGGTGATCGCCCACCTGAATGCAGCCGCCGCAGCGGCCAGCGGCATCATGTCGCCCACCGCCAGTGTGGCCACTAGTCTCAGCAGCGCCCTAGTCCCGGCCCAGTCGGTCGCCGTCGCCTCCCTCGATGCCAAGAGCCAGCCCAAGCGGCTGCACGTCTCCAACATACCGTTCCGCTTCCGGGATCCCGATCTGCGGGCCATGTTTGGG CAATTTGGCACCATTCTGGATGTGGAAATTATTTTCAACGAGCGCGGCAGCAAG GGATTCGGTTTTGTAACATTCGCTAACAGCAACGATGCAGAACGAGCACGCGAACGTCTACACGGCACCGTGGTTGAGGGACGCAAAATCGAG GTGAATAACGCCACTGCACGTGTACAAACCAAAAAAGTGACAACAGTACCCAACG TCTGCGTACAATGGCCAGAAG GTTATCGCCTGCCGGTCGCCTGGCCGTTCCTGGGCGCCCCCGTTGGCGCCGGAGCCCCCGCCCTCACCCACCTCCAGCTGCCCGTCTCCATGCAGATGGCGCAAGCGCCGCAAGCGGTCGCGAGCGGTACAGCAGCGTCCtcggcaacagcagcagcggccGCCGCTCATGCAGCCGCTGCAGCGGCGGCCACGCCCATAATGCTCGCGCCACGCCCACCGCACACCGCTGTCCAAGCAGCAGCGCCCACAGCAGCAACGACACGGCGGAG TGTATACTATGATCCCTTCTTAGCAGCCGCTGCTTCCGCTGATCCAAATCTACGCTTCCAG GCAGCCAAACCGGTCACTGAAGTTCCAGCCGCTCAGCCAGCCGCCAtattaaat CGCCGCACTGTGACTACGCTAAACAGTAACCCACATACGATCAACCGCATTCCGGTCCCACAGAATGTTTTG GCCACTGCTCCGCTGTTAAAGACACCGCTGTCTCAGGCCCAGCAGCAGGCGTACGCCACGGCGGCCACCACCTACACGGCGGTAGCCGCCCGGGCCGCCTACGGAGCCGCTGCCGCAGCAGCCGCCCAGCCAGCCCTCGCCGGCTACGCCACCGTAGCTGG ataTGCGCGCGAATATGCAGATCCTTATCTAGGACATGGCATTGGACCAGTTCCTGGATACGGG GCAACCATGTATCGCGGTGGCTTCAATCGTTTCACGCCATATTAA